The Stenotrophomonas rhizophila genome has a window encoding:
- a CDS encoding DUF1631 domain-containing protein codes for MSASAPSSSSDPIRFAGVDAPPRVRRLLAALHALAVQTLSTPLKLTIVELERELFRDAERARNSQIQADIYAQARRLHDVNAQFAPRFLDALATALANLREPRVRHVPAPSAPVAATTLTLVTDTDIDRDIVLADITRREAQRSASALQLLGQRFGVLAAGPAFDAEDLPFGPYVLCRITRELGEEFALGLETQLALFRVFDRQLLERLGELLERANVLLTHEGVLPGLVYTPYLARSATTRRIVTGPERGAGTAPAREPGGAGGRPLTGWSGSAASGNWAAMTSEVIGQMAPPAPAVAAAAPADVAPVDMNAPALSALHHLLDAARHTQGPAGLGHGIPVTPGQPGTAAGPDTGGVEGAQAATGASPHPEAAGAGDRPEPVAISSGNLHATLAKLQAQSAGVRRTMADLHNALLAQMRADHGPQAALTVKDTDTFDLLDMLYGQIHREVRPDAAAVDLLTRLQVPVARAALSDPAFFVRDQHPARELLNAVAEAGANWLGEEDVDPQLVQKLDRAVDKVVTDYEGDSAVFEAANDEIQQHFRALAHKAELAERRHVEAARGKERLESAKQQAGASIEQLCAQTAPPRFVQSLLKQAWSDVLTLTLLRSGEGSEQWQAREQETARIAEVTCQPPGSAGSDTQLGEQVEAALLQVGYHQDEAAAIARRLSTPGGEDDSSSRTELTARIRARTRLGEQAEGTEARREAPLARSPAEEDCYRQLRTLPFGTWFEFTTNQQGDMRRQRLSWYSLITDNALFVNPRGQKVAEHSLDSLARLMVHGQARLVSEGKSRLIDRAWQATLRTLRSLAGTPATAETDE; via the coding sequence ATGTCTGCGTCCGCACCTTCATCGTCATCCGATCCGATCCGGTTCGCCGGGGTCGATGCACCGCCGCGCGTGCGCCGCCTGCTGGCGGCGCTGCACGCGCTGGCCGTGCAGACCCTGAGCACCCCGCTCAAGCTGACCATCGTGGAGCTGGAGCGCGAGCTGTTCCGCGATGCCGAACGCGCCCGCAACAGCCAGATCCAGGCCGACATCTACGCCCAGGCCCGGCGCCTGCACGACGTCAACGCGCAGTTTGCGCCGCGCTTCCTGGACGCCCTGGCCACGGCCCTGGCCAACCTGCGCGAACCGCGGGTGCGGCACGTGCCGGCCCCCAGCGCGCCGGTGGCGGCCACCACGCTGACCCTGGTCACCGACACTGATATCGACCGCGACATCGTGCTGGCCGACATCACCCGGCGCGAGGCGCAGCGCTCGGCCAGTGCGCTGCAGCTGCTCGGGCAGCGCTTCGGCGTGCTCGCTGCCGGCCCCGCGTTCGACGCCGAGGACCTGCCGTTCGGGCCCTACGTGCTGTGCCGGATCACCCGTGAGCTGGGCGAGGAATTCGCGCTGGGCCTGGAAACCCAGCTGGCGCTGTTCCGCGTGTTCGACCGCCAGCTGCTGGAACGCCTGGGCGAGCTGCTGGAACGCGCCAACGTGCTGCTGACCCATGAGGGCGTGCTGCCAGGGCTGGTCTACACCCCGTATCTGGCGCGCTCGGCCACCACGCGGCGGATCGTCACCGGCCCCGAGCGCGGCGCCGGCACCGCGCCGGCGCGCGAACCCGGCGGGGCGGGCGGACGCCCGCTCACCGGCTGGAGCGGCTCGGCCGCCAGCGGCAACTGGGCGGCGATGACCAGCGAGGTGATCGGCCAGATGGCGCCGCCGGCGCCGGCCGTGGCCGCTGCAGCGCCCGCGGATGTCGCCCCGGTGGACATGAACGCCCCGGCGTTGTCCGCCCTGCACCACCTGCTGGACGCCGCCCGGCATACCCAGGGCCCGGCGGGTCTCGGCCATGGCATTCCAGTAACGCCGGGCCAGCCCGGTACCGCCGCCGGCCCTGACACCGGTGGCGTGGAGGGAGCACAAGCCGCAACCGGGGCGTCGCCCCATCCGGAGGCCGCGGGGGCAGGTGATCGGCCGGAACCGGTCGCGATCTCGAGCGGCAACCTCCACGCCACATTGGCCAAGCTGCAGGCGCAGTCGGCCGGCGTGCGCCGCACCATGGCCGACCTGCACAACGCCCTGCTCGCCCAGATGCGCGCCGACCACGGCCCGCAGGCCGCGCTGACGGTCAAGGACACCGACACCTTCGACCTGCTGGACATGCTGTACGGGCAGATCCACCGCGAGGTCCGCCCCGACGCGGCCGCCGTGGACCTGCTCACCCGCCTGCAGGTGCCGGTGGCGCGCGCGGCACTGTCCGACCCGGCCTTCTTCGTGCGCGACCAGCACCCGGCCCGCGAGCTGCTCAACGCGGTGGCCGAAGCCGGCGCCAATTGGCTGGGCGAGGAGGATGTCGACCCGCAGCTGGTGCAGAAGCTGGACCGCGCCGTCGACAAGGTGGTCACCGACTACGAGGGTGATTCGGCGGTCTTCGAAGCGGCCAACGACGAGATCCAGCAGCACTTCCGGGCCCTGGCGCACAAGGCCGAGCTGGCCGAGCGCCGCCACGTGGAAGCGGCGCGCGGCAAGGAACGGCTGGAATCGGCCAAGCAGCAGGCCGGCGCCAGCATCGAACAGCTGTGCGCGCAGACCGCGCCGCCGCGGTTCGTGCAGTCGCTGCTGAAGCAGGCCTGGTCGGACGTGCTGACCCTGACCCTGCTGCGCAGCGGCGAAGGCTCCGAGCAATGGCAGGCGCGCGAGCAGGAAACCGCACGCATCGCCGAGGTCACCTGCCAACCACCCGGCAGCGCCGGGAGTGATACCCAGCTCGGCGAGCAGGTCGAAGCGGCACTGCTGCAGGTCGGCTACCACCAGGACGAAGCGGCGGCGATCGCGCGACGGCTGTCCACCCCGGGCGGTGAAGACGACAGCAGCTCACGCACCGAACTGACCGCGCGCATCCGTGCGCGCACCCGGCTGGGGGAGCAGGCCGAAGGCACCGAAGCCCGGCGCGAGGCGCCGCTGGCGCGCAGCCCTGCCGAGGAAGACTGTTACCGCCAGCTGCGCACGCTGCCGTTCGGCACCTGGTTCGAATTCACCACCAACCAGCAGGGCGACATGCGCCGCCAGCGGCTGTCCTGGTACAGCCTGATCACCGACAACGCGCTGTTCGTCAATCCGCGCGGGCAGAAGGTGGCCGAGCATTCGCTGGACAGCCTGGCCCGGCTGATGGTGCACGGGCAGGCGCGCCTGGTCAGCGAGGGCAAGAGCCGCCTGATCGACCGCGCCTGGCAGGCCACGCTGCGCACCCTGCGCTCGCTGGCCGGCACCCCGGCCACTGCAGAGACTGACGAATGA
- a CDS encoding PilZ domain-containing protein produces the protein MNDDTRRAPRRQVAEQVPVTDTMAEAVIGRLGNVSETGMLMICSVPLTPDGNYQFRFAIQGPNGQPVQVDVGAHLLWIEQSNAPGQSWAGFRFLTLSREHRDQLRAWIAEESSAV, from the coding sequence ATGAACGACGACACCCGCCGCGCGCCCCGCCGCCAGGTGGCCGAGCAGGTGCCGGTGACCGACACGATGGCCGAGGCGGTGATCGGCCGGCTGGGCAATGTGTCCGAAACCGGCATGCTGATGATCTGTTCGGTGCCATTGACGCCGGACGGCAACTACCAGTTCCGCTTCGCCATCCAGGGGCCGAACGGCCAACCGGTGCAGGTGGACGTGGGGGCGCACCTGCTGTGGATCGAACAGAGCAATGCGCCGGGCCAGTCCTGGGCGGGCTTCCGCTTCCTCACGCTGAGCCGCGAGCACCGCGACCAGCTGCGCGCCTGGATCGCCGAGGAATCTTCGGCGGTGTGA
- the pepQ gene encoding Xaa-Pro dipeptidase encodes MNQPDLAALYSHHVRVLCQRADEALARGGFDHLVIPSGTLHYQAFDDRDYPYAVNPNFKAWLPLTKVPNSWVVYTPGQRPKVIFHQPFDYWHVVPDAPNGWWVDHFDIEIIRTPDQALALLPRDAARCAILGEPQSALGAFTPNNPEPVIHYLDWHRAYKTAYEIALMRQAQQLGVRGHRAAEAAFRAGASEFEIHMAYCRAVGQDANELPYGNIIGLNEHAAVLHYTDLGRSAPQPLRSFLIDAGASAYGYASDITRTYAAAGHDEFQAMIDAVDAAQQKMGAGVRAGVDYKQLHIDAHLSLMGILKDFGVLKVSPEAALATGVSAAFFPHGLGHLIGLQVHDVAGFAASDRGGRVERPEGHPYLRLTRALEPGMVVTIEPGVYFIDMLLDEVKQRGHGDSIDWARVDFFRPYGGIRIEDEVLCTDGDADNLTRPEFAKA; translated from the coding sequence ATGAACCAGCCCGACCTCGCCGCCCTGTATTCCCATCATGTCCGCGTGCTGTGCCAACGCGCCGACGAGGCGCTGGCGCGCGGCGGCTTCGACCACCTGGTGATTCCCAGCGGCACGCTGCACTACCAGGCCTTCGATGACCGCGATTACCCGTACGCGGTGAACCCGAACTTCAAGGCCTGGCTGCCGCTGACCAAGGTGCCCAACAGCTGGGTGGTGTACACCCCGGGCCAGCGCCCGAAGGTGATCTTCCACCAGCCGTTCGATTACTGGCACGTGGTGCCCGATGCGCCGAACGGCTGGTGGGTGGACCATTTCGACATCGAGATCATCCGCACGCCGGACCAGGCGCTGGCGCTGCTGCCACGCGATGCGGCGCGCTGCGCGATCCTGGGCGAGCCGCAGAGCGCGCTGGGCGCGTTCACCCCGAACAACCCCGAGCCGGTGATCCACTATCTGGACTGGCACCGGGCGTACAAGACGGCGTATGAAATCGCGCTGATGCGCCAGGCCCAGCAGCTGGGCGTGCGCGGCCACCGCGCGGCCGAGGCGGCGTTCCGCGCCGGTGCCAGCGAGTTCGAGATTCACATGGCTTACTGCCGCGCGGTCGGTCAGGATGCGAACGAACTGCCCTACGGCAACATCATCGGACTGAACGAACATGCTGCGGTGCTTCATTACACCGACCTGGGCCGCAGCGCGCCGCAGCCGCTGCGCAGCTTCCTGATCGACGCCGGCGCCAGCGCGTACGGCTACGCCAGCGATATCACGCGCACGTATGCGGCCGCTGGCCACGACGAGTTTCAGGCGATGATCGATGCGGTCGATGCCGCCCAGCAGAAAATGGGTGCCGGCGTGCGGGCGGGCGTGGATTACAAGCAGCTGCACATCGATGCGCATCTGTCGCTGATGGGCATCCTGAAGGACTTCGGGGTGCTGAAGGTCTCGCCGGAAGCGGCCCTGGCCACCGGCGTCAGCGCGGCCTTCTTCCCGCACGGCCTGGGCCACCTGATCGGCCTGCAGGTCCACGACGTGGCCGGCTTCGCGGCAAGCGACCGCGGCGGCCGCGTCGAGCGCCCGGAAGGCCACCCGTACCTGCGCCTGACCCGCGCATTGGAACCGGGCATGGTGGTCACCATCGAACCGGGCGTGTACTTCATCGACATGCTGCTGGACGAGGTGAAGCAGCGCGGCCACGGCGACAGCATTGACTGGGCTCGCGTGGACTTCTTCCGGCCTTACGGTGGCATCCGCATTGAAGACGAAGTGCTGTGCACCGACGGCGATGCGGACAACCTGACCCGGCCGGAGTTTGCCAAGGCGTAA
- a CDS encoding aminopeptidase P N-terminal domain-containing protein: MRELTGITAAEYAGRRQALMEMAGDDAILVLPAASERVRSLDTHYPFRQDSDFWYLSGFPEPDAVLVLIPGRRHGEVILFCRERDADREAWDGARAGQEGAVAQYGMDDAYPIDDLDDILPGLLEGRSRVYYHFGRDAEFDLKLIGWVNRVRSQVRHGAQPPHEFLELGHLLHEQRLFKSSAEIALMQRAADITVQAHRVAMRAARPGIHEYELQADLEREFRANDAWAAYGSIVGTGANGCILHYRANNARSRDGELVLIDAGAEYRGYASDITRTFPVNGRFTAEQRALHDLVGAAQAAALAQAKPGVPYEAGHLAAVQTLTEGLLRLGLLTGTLEENIADGHYQRFYRHKTGHWLGLDVHDVGDYRLAGDSRLLEPGMVFTIEPGLYISADDRSVEARWRGIGIRTEDDVVITDSGHHVLTAGLARSADEIEAEMASSR, encoded by the coding sequence ATCCGCGAGTTGACCGGCATCACCGCGGCCGAATACGCGGGGCGCCGCCAGGCGCTGATGGAAATGGCGGGCGATGATGCCATCCTGGTGCTGCCGGCCGCGTCGGAGCGGGTGCGCAGCCTGGATACGCACTATCCGTTCCGGCAGGATTCGGACTTCTGGTACCTGAGCGGCTTCCCGGAGCCGGATGCGGTGCTGGTGCTGATTCCTGGCCGCCGCCACGGCGAAGTGATCCTGTTCTGCCGCGAGCGCGACGCCGACCGCGAAGCCTGGGACGGCGCACGCGCCGGTCAGGAAGGCGCGGTGGCGCAGTACGGCATGGACGATGCGTACCCGATCGACGATCTGGACGACATCCTGCCGGGCCTGCTGGAAGGGCGCTCGCGGGTGTACTACCACTTCGGGCGCGACGCCGAGTTCGACCTGAAGCTGATCGGCTGGGTCAACCGGGTGCGTTCGCAGGTGCGGCATGGCGCGCAGCCGCCGCATGAATTCCTGGAGCTGGGCCACCTGTTGCACGAGCAGCGGTTGTTCAAGTCGAGCGCGGAAATCGCCCTGATGCAGCGCGCGGCCGATATCACGGTGCAGGCGCACCGGGTGGCGATGCGCGCGGCGCGGCCGGGCATCCACGAGTACGAGCTGCAGGCGGACCTGGAGCGCGAGTTCCGCGCCAACGATGCGTGGGCGGCCTACGGCAGCATCGTGGGTACCGGCGCCAACGGTTGCATCCTGCATTACCGCGCCAACAACGCGCGCAGTCGCGATGGCGAGCTGGTGCTGATCGATGCGGGCGCCGAGTACCGCGGCTACGCCAGCGACATCACGCGAACGTTCCCCGTAAATGGTCGCTTCACGGCCGAACAGCGCGCGCTGCACGATCTGGTCGGTGCGGCGCAGGCGGCAGCACTCGCGCAGGCCAAGCCGGGCGTGCCCTACGAGGCGGGCCACCTGGCGGCGGTACAGACGCTCACCGAAGGCCTGCTGCGGCTGGGCCTGCTCACCGGCACGCTGGAAGAAAACATCGCCGACGGCCATTACCAGCGTTTCTACCGGCACAAGACCGGGCACTGGCTGGGCCTGGACGTGCACGACGTGGGCGACTACCGCCTCGCGGGCGATTCGCGGCTGCTGGAACCGGGCATGGTGTTCACCATCGAGCCGGGCCTGTACATCAGCGCCGACGACCGCAGCGTGGAAGCGCGCTGGCGCGGCATCGGCATTCGCACCGAGGATGACGTAGTGATCACCGACAGCGGGCATCACGTGCTGACAGCTGGGTTGGCGCGAAGTGCTGATGAGATTGAAGCGGAGATGGCTTCTAGTCGCTGA
- a CDS encoding UPF0149 family protein — translation MTELPSVNDVNQASQAAGLGATAAELHGGLCGWLAAGGAPVPEWPARVLADDNLPTPTAGDALDRLLGASVAQLEDRDFAFELLLSDSDDTAAQADALFTWARAFLGGFGLGAGQQRPTLSEEGEEALNDLAKLAQASSEDFESGNDDDEDALAEIEEFIRVAVLILHGDCVMAVRHRQRLN, via the coding sequence ATGACCGAACTTCCGAGTGTCAACGACGTAAACCAGGCCAGCCAGGCGGCCGGCCTGGGCGCTACTGCCGCGGAGCTCCACGGAGGCCTGTGCGGCTGGCTGGCGGCCGGCGGCGCGCCGGTGCCCGAATGGCCGGCCCGTGTGCTGGCCGACGACAACCTGCCGACCCCGACCGCAGGCGATGCGCTGGACCGGCTGCTGGGCGCCAGCGTGGCGCAGCTGGAGGACCGGGATTTCGCCTTCGAGCTGCTGCTCAGCGACAGCGATGACACCGCCGCGCAGGCCGATGCGCTGTTCACCTGGGCGCGTGCGTTCCTGGGCGGCTTCGGCCTGGGTGCGGGCCAGCAGCGTCCCACCCTGTCCGAAGAAGGCGAAGAGGCGCTCAACGACCTGGCCAAGCTGGCCCAGGCCTCGAGCGAGGATTTTGAAAGCGGCAACGATGACGACGAGGACGCGCTCGCCGAAATCGAAGAATTCATCCGCGTGGCGGTGCTGATCCTGCACGGTGACTGCGTGATGGCCGTGCGCCACCGGCAGCGCCTGAACTGA
- a CDS encoding TIGR02449 family protein, whose product MEPADAIAQLQAFAARVEALLDRNQRLAEENRSLRHQQEQLVNERSQLLAKNEQARSRVEAMITRLKSLEQHT is encoded by the coding sequence ATGGAACCCGCCGATGCCATCGCCCAATTGCAGGCCTTTGCCGCCCGGGTGGAGGCGTTGCTGGACCGCAACCAGCGCCTGGCCGAGGAAAACCGCAGCCTGCGCCACCAGCAGGAACAGCTGGTCAACGAGCGCTCGCAGCTGCTGGCCAAGAACGAGCAGGCGCGCTCGCGGGTGGAAGCGATGATCACCCGGCTCAAAAGCCTGGAGCAGCACACATGA
- a CDS encoding cell division protein ZapA translates to MSQTEPVSVRILDREYTVGVGAEERESLTAAARLLDAKMREIRGSNRMAAVDRVAVLAALNLAHELQQLRDDHARQGVALQQTLADLNRRLDRALDAG, encoded by the coding sequence ATGAGCCAGACCGAACCGGTCAGTGTCCGCATCCTGGACCGCGAATACACCGTGGGCGTGGGCGCCGAAGAGCGCGAAAGCCTCACCGCCGCCGCGCGCCTGCTGGACGCCAAGATGCGCGAGATCCGCGGCAGCAACCGCATGGCCGCCGTGGACCGCGTCGCGGTGCTGGCCGCGCTGAACCTGGCGCATGAACTGCAGCAGCTGCGCGACGACCATGCGCGCCAAGGGGTCGCCCTGCAGCAGACGCTGGCCGATCTGAACAGGCGGCTGGACCGGGCCCTCGACGCGGGCTGA